CACTGAAGGAGGAACCATAATTTTCGGTCAGTACCAAGCGATGGACGATAAAAAAGATCAGCATCTCGTTCGAGGAATGGCTTTTATCATGGAGCTTTTACTTCCTTTATCTTACCCATTTGAACAGGATCATTTTACGTTTAAAAAAAGAAGTTTGCTGGGGCGTCAATTTTTAGAAATTACTATAACAAAAAGTGGCAGAGATTGCTTTTATAATGAACATTTTTATTATCGGTGCGCAACGGGTAATGTTTTAGATTTAGATAAGAACTTTTCTTAGCTGGACATTTTAAGTTAAAATGTATATTTGAGAAAAATAAAAATTATGGAAAAATTTTTCGAAGTAAAAAAACACACCTATCCAAAAGTGCAAAAAGGAAGTGCTAACTCGTATGAAGATCTAGTTGATAAATTAATTAAAAATCAATTTGAAAATAAAATAACAATCGGAGAAATTCATAATACTATAAAATCATATATTGACGAGGAAAATTTATTTTTTTTGAGAAACTATAATACCGCATCAAAAGATAATTATCATAATCTTAGAAGAGGCTTTAAAATATATTTTGAAAAAGAAAACTTGAATATAGCTTTCTGTGATAATACATTTGTTATGTTATTTAATGCAATGAAACTTTTTGATTTAAGCTATTCTATGGAAAACCTAAAAAATTTATTTAATCAAAATAAACTAATATGTGCTTTTATAACAACAAAAGAAGAAAGAGAATTATCTTTCTACAAAAATGCAGGAGCAATTATTACCAACTCTAAATTTAATGCAAACGGATGGCAACTTTCACATTTACACACCGTGAATTTTTGTAATTTTAGTGAAATTATAGTTAATTCTGATAGAAACGATTGGAGTAACGACCATAATACAAGAATAGATTTAAATACAGAATTTGATGATGAAAGTATAAAAAAAATAAAAGCACACTTTGTCAGATTAATACATCCATTAAACTCTTTTTTGATACCAAAAAATAAATTGATAAAATATTTTGGGAAAAGACTTGGGGAAGAACAAGAATTACTACAACATGTGGAAAATTATATATCTAAAGAGTTTCCAAAAATTTACGATGAATTTAAAGATATGGCAATGATTAAAGAAGTCAATAATCCAAATATTATTTCTAATAATATTCAAATAAATTGGAAAAATAAGAAGTAAATAAATTTAAATCTGTATCAGTACATTTGGAAAAGCCATAAGTTATTGGCTTTTCCTATTCATTTCTCTGCAACGCAGCTTTCCAATAATCCAGAAATTTCTCTCTCAAAAATTTCGGCTCAATCACTTTTAAAGACCAGGATCGTTTCATGATTTCCATGATAAAATCTTCATTGGGTTTAATAAAAAACTCAAACTGAATGGTTTCCTTATTTTCAGAAAGCATTGTTTGAGAAGGATGAATTGGATTGGCTTTCAGATAATGTCCGTCGCGGTGGTCGAACTCCAAAATCACTTTTGTGGCTTCTTCATTGGTAAACATTCCGACCGCATTTTGAAAAGGGGTTTCAAAATTAATTTCTTTAGGTCTAAATTTTCCTGCAGTTTCAATATCACGAATTCGTTCCAAAGCATAACTTTTAAACGGAACCTCACTCAAATCCGTGGCTAAAACGTACCATTTAAAATCTTTCTGTTTCAAACGGTAAGGTTGAATCGTTTTGTTTTTTTCCTGTTCAGAAATATAATCGAAATAAGAAATTTTGAGTTCGCTCTTTTCTTCAATTGCTCTCGAGATTTGATAGAAATGCTGCATGCCTGTATTCTTTCTTGTTTCAGGAATAACAAAGGCAGGCAACAACATGTCTGTATTTAATGAGGCTAAAAAGATGGCAGAATTTAATAAGTCATTTTGAAAGACGCCTTCAAAGTCTGAATTGATATAATATCGATTCCGGCTATCACATTCAAGATCAATCTTCCAGGCTTCTTTGATTGCTGATTTATCTTTATTAAACGTTGAAGGAGAATAATTTTCATATCTAAGGTCAACCATGTCAGCATAAGCCTCAAATTGTTTTTCGACTTTTTTAAGAATTTCTCCAACACTTAGCTTTCCATTTTCACTTAAAATTGTCCGAACGACTAAGGTCATTCTCAGAAATTTTCTATTCATTCTATTCCATTTTGAACAAATTTAGACAAAAAAAGATCTATTCTTTCGGATACTCAAATTCCCAAGGACTATTCACCAAATTGTAATATTCATTCAACAAACTGCCATTGACAAAAGTGGTTTCTTTTACTTTCTCTTTTCCATAAGCTTCATGAATATGGCCAAACAAATGAAATTTAGGCTTTACTTTTGTTACCGTCTTCAATAAATCTTCACAACCTGCATTGATGTTGGACGTCGTTCTATCTAATATCCCACCTACCGGACCATGGGTTACCAAAATATCGGTATTGGAGGGAATCATGTTCCAATATTTCTGAATGGGTTTTCCACGATCTACGTTGAAAGCCCAATTAAAAAAAGTGGGCGTAACCGGTGATCCCCAAATTTTAACACCTTCAATTTCAACGCCGCTATCGCAAAGATAATGACAGTTTGAAGTTAGTTTTTTCTGGATAAAATCGCGAGAATAATCTTCAAAATAGAAATCGTGATTTCCCGCGATAAAAATTTTGTGAGCATAATCTAATCTAAGAAACCAGTAGATAAAATCCTCAACTTCATGAGCTTTTCCCAATTTTGAAACATCGCCACCATGAATAATCAAATCCGCTTTTGGGAGATTCTTAAGTTTGCGATGCTGCCCATGAGTGTCGGAAATAAAAACGATTTTCATTAAAGTTGTTTATCTTTAAAATTAATAAGATTCTTCTTACATTTATCCTGGAAGTTTAGGTCTAAAAAGTGGAATATTCACAAAAAGATCAGGATTAAAAACTAAAGTTACACCTTCTTGTTCAAGAATTTTAATCGCTACTAAAATATCGTTCCTACAATCTTGATCGCTGTAAACAACTTCAGAATCATTACAATAAAGTTTCACCATTTTGAAAACATCATTTTGTTGTAAAGAAACTTTATAAACATAATATGATTTCACGCTAAAATCTAAAAAATCCTGAAAATCTTCATCCTCACTATCCAAGAGATCTTGATATTTCTCGGGGAATCCTTCAGTTGAATATTTATTTTTTAGACAGTATTGAAAAACAGCATCCATAATTTCAAACTCATAGAACTCCGATTCTTTCAAGTCATCAAGAGATTCCGTACTATCTATATGAAGAATATTTTGTTTCAGTTCTTTAATTAAATCAATCGTTTCCACAGCGTTTCTATTGGTTTTTGTTTTGAATTAAAGATAGTTTTTTCTTTCCATTTTAGTCTTTTAAATTTCGTAATCAGTCTTTAAATCTTCAAGCTGTTGTCGATCTCTGATTTTTGTCCAGACAATTCCCGACTTGGAAATAAAAAAACCTTTATTGCAAAATAATAGAATGATCGTATTGTCAGCAGCAATTTGCATTATTGAGTTCATCGTTTCTGATCCATCATAGAGCAAACTCCACGATTTTCCACGATCTTTCAATTGAAGCAAATGCGATGGATTTGTAGGGCAGATTCTAATAAATGTTCCTTTAAATTCTATAATTTGCGACATTTCCTTTTTAAAATTAGGAAGCAAATTTAATTGACTGGTAAGACAAAACAGGACACTTAAAAAAAAATTCATTAAAATTGATGAAGAGAATAATGACTCATTTTGTCTTAGAAGTGTATTATTTTTGAAGCAATATGAAATACCCAATTTTAAAAATAGAAAGACTGGATTATCAAACACCACTAACAGACATTTGTTTATTTGAAAGAGTGTTCGTGTATTCCTCAAAAGGATTGTTAGGTCTTATTGCAGACGATTTTGGATCTATCATTCCACCGATTTATGAAGAAATTATTCCCGCGTTTGATTTTCACTTTTGGGCTCGAAAAAATCACAAATGGAAACTTTACAATTTTAAAAACATTGAAATAAACGGAATAGAATTCAAGCATGTTACTACTTTTTGTAACGAATACGCCTGTGTAAGTAGAAATGGAAACAGCTTTGGATTCGTGAACCGAAACGGTGAAATCAAAATTACAGATCACTATCTGAAAGGAAAACATCTGGGGAAATCGCTTTTTGCTGTAGGGAAAAACATTCGAGGACAGGTAAAATATGCAGTTATTGATCTTCAAGAACATTTTATCATTCCATTTATTTTTGAGGAGATCCCAACATTTACGGAAGTGGTTCTGTTACTATTGAAAAGAAGAAAGCCACTGCGAGAGTGGCTTCAATTATGATTTATTTTCCAAATTAAATTTACCTAATGTAACAATTCTTCTTTATTTCTTTAATAACTCAGAATGAAATTCTGATTTAAAGTAGTTCAGAGTAATATTCCTAGTCTATCTTATTTTTGTCCAAGTTCTACCTTCTGTGACCGATCGAAATTTCCCGTTTGAGGTTTTCGCAAAAACAATTTTACCTTTCGTTCCCAATTCAAAAAACTCTCCTGTTTCATTTGATCCGTCAAAAATAATTTGCCAAGAAATCCCGGCATTATCCGAACTTATTAACTGAAATCGATTTTCAGCTGGGATTTTGATGAGTAAAATTCCAATGTAAATAACTTGTGACATACTTGCAATTTTTAAATTTGATTTATCGTATTCTAAATATTATCGCTACAATAATTGATAATGAGAACACCATCAAAAATGTAAAAAATACAAGAAGGATTATTTTGAGAAATTTTAAACCTCCATTTTCTCGTGACTTTGGAAGCAACATTGTCCACGTCAATATTCTTTCGTGAATTAATTGCTCCGCCGGAATTTTTTCAAAAAAGATTTTAAAAGTTTTTTTCATCATTAGTGTTTTTAGAATCCAATTTTGCGTTTCTCTTCACTACTCCACTTCTCATTTTTGCACAAACCTTCGATGTCTGTAAATTTCAGAGCATACCCATGCAGAATTTCCTGCATCGCACATTTCCGGGCAATATTTTCCATTTCTCCACCTGAGAATTGAAATTTTTCGGCGAGAGTTCTACTTTCTTTTGAAGAGAGAATCGGCAATTTTTCTTTCCAAATTTTAGCAGAGTTTTCTAAAGATGGTTGCTCGAATTTTACTTTAAATAAAAATCTGCGCTCAAAAGCAGCATCCATATTTTCGACAAGGTTTGTGGTAGCGAAAAGAATTCCGTCGAAATTTTCCATTTCTTCCAGGATTATGTTTTGAATGGCGTTTTCGGTGTCGGCAACATTGGAACTTCCTGCAGATTTTCGTTTACCGATGATTGCATCTGCTTCATTAAAAAGTAAAATGGGACAAAGTTCCTCATTGCGTTTCATTATTTCATATTCAGTAAAAATTTTCTTCACCAATTTCTGACTTTCACCAAACCACATGCTTTTGGTCTCGGAAATATCTACTTTAAAAATATTCCGACCCGAATTTTTTGCCAGTTGATAAACGCTTTCTGTTTTTCCAGTGCCGGGAACGCCATGAAGAACTGCTGTAATTCCGATCGGCATAGCTTTTTCTTTCAAACGTCGTTGCAGTTCTTTAAATTTATCATCTTGCAAAACATTTGAAATCTGTTGCAGTTGAGTATTTTCGTCCGCATTGTAAAAAAGCTTTTTTGTTGAAATGTCTTTTGCTCTGATCAATTTTGAATCGTCTTTAGAAATATCGTCAATTAGCAGATCTTCATTATTTTTTAGAAAATCGGTGACTTTTCTGGTCAGTTTCGCTCTACTCCGATCTTGAAAATTTTCCTTTGAAATTTCAACTAAATTGAATTTTGAAAGTTTAGTTTCGTTGTTGATAATTAACTTTTGAAATTTCATTGCCTGACTTTTTCGTGTAAAGTAATCATTTACAGTCATCTGTACATGGGTATGAAAATCATTGTCACCATATTGAATAGCATCCCAAATCGTATCTAAAAAGAAATAAGTTTCGAAAGCATTGAGCTGGTAATTTTTAATTTCACGAAATATAGGCAGGTCTAAATTTCCCTCACACAGAGTCGAAATAAATTCTCTGAAATCGTAAGGACTAATTAATCCTTCGTTCAGCTGATCACTTTTTTTATCGAAGTCTTCGAGCAGATCTACGAAGTTTTTTTCGTCTGAAGATTCTTCTATTTTAGCATATTTAATAACTTCATTGTTAGAAATACTGTTGATCATATTTTGTGAAAGGTCGTACGCGGAAATTTGTTTTTTGTGGGAATTTTTATTGATCAAGAGATTACGGCTGTACAACATTTCGATGGGCGCACGATACTTCAAAACCTGAAATTTGGCTAAGTCGAAATATTCAAAAACCTGTGTAAAATCGCTTTTCTCAAAACAAATTACAAATGCATTGGCAAACAAAACCGTTTCAATGTCATTAAGTTGCAAATATTTTGAAAGCAACCTGATTTCGTTTTCTACTACTTCAAAAAGCGGCGGTTGAAGTTTACTGTCTTTAGAAAATTGGTAAATACTCTCGATGCATTCCATTGCGTTGAAATTCTCTTTTGTCTCCATATTCTTTTGTTTTAGAATACAAAGATGAAAATTGACTACGCCAATTTAAGTCTTACTTAAATAAAAAATCAATTGTGCAGAATAATGAATTCTTTTCAGATTCGATATTAAAGCGCTTACCATGATTTCTTTTTCTCCTTTACCTTTCTGCAAACAAAAATCTAAAAAAACCCAAATTCCAAATGGACACCATTCGTCTATTGCCACTATTAATTTCGCTTAAAATAAAGCTTTATGAAAATAGGAATTGTTGGTGGTCGCGGTTTTAATGACTATGAATCACTTAAAAAAGAACTATCGAAATTTACTGAAGAAAATAGTATTTCACTTAATTACATTGTTTCGGGCGGTGCGAAAGGAGCCGATACTTTGGCGGAAAAATTTGCCACTGAAATGGATGTTGAAATGATTGTCTTCAAACCTGATTTTGAAAAATTTGGAAGAGGTGCTGCTCTTGCACGAAATACTCAAATCATTCAAAAATCGGATGTTGTATTTGCATTTTGGGATGGTAAATCAAAAGGAACGCATGACAGCATTAAAAAAGCGGAAAAATTGAATAAAAGATTATTGATTTTCAATTACTAAAATTTGTAAAAAACGATGAGAGATCCACAAAGAATAAAACCATTCTTAGTTAGAATTGAACAATTGTGGTTGAAAAATCCAGATTATAGATTTGGACAATTAATAATATGGTTGGCAAAGATTGAAGAATTAAATCCCAAACTTTTCTATTTGGAAGACAAAGAATTTTTAGAAAAAATAAACGAGCTGGAAAAGTAGTTTAAATGAAAAATGCAGGATTTGTTTTCCTGCATTTTTTTTATGATTTAGATTGAATGTAATTCTCGATATCGGCTAGATAATTTTCAAATTTCAATAAGCGATGACTGTCATCAACAGCTATCAGA
This DNA window, taken from Kaistella carnis, encodes the following:
- a CDS encoding WYL domain-containing protein, with translation MNRKFLRMTLVVRTILSENGKLSVGEILKKVEKQFEAYADMVDLRYENYSPSTFNKDKSAIKEAWKIDLECDSRNRYYINSDFEGVFQNDLLNSAIFLASLNTDMLLPAFVIPETRKNTGMQHFYQISRAIEEKSELKISYFDYISEQEKNKTIQPYRLKQKDFKWYVLATDLSEVPFKSYALERIRDIETAGKFRPKEINFETPFQNAVGMFTNEEATKVILEFDHRDGHYLKANPIHPSQTMLSENKETIQFEFFIKPNEDFIMEIMKRSWSLKVIEPKFLREKFLDYWKAALQRNE
- a CDS encoding metallophosphatase domain-containing protein; its protein translation is MKIVFISDTHGQHRKLKNLPKADLIIHGGDVSKLGKAHEVEDFIYWFLRLDYAHKIFIAGNHDFYFEDYSRDFIQKKLTSNCHYLCDSGVEIEGVKIWGSPVTPTFFNWAFNVDRGKPIQKYWNMIPSNTDILVTHGPVGGILDRTTSNINAGCEDLLKTVTKVKPKFHLFGHIHEAYGKEKVKETTFVNGSLLNEYYNLVNSPWEFEYPKE
- a CDS encoding beta propeller repeat protein yields the protein MSQIIEFKGTFIRICPTNPSHLLQLKDRGKSWSLLYDGSETMNSIMQIAADNTIILLFCNKGFFISKSGIVWTKIRDRQQLEDLKTDYEI
- a CDS encoding WG repeat-containing protein, with product MKYPILKIERLDYQTPLTDICLFERVFVYSSKGLLGLIADDFGSIIPPIYEEIIPAFDFHFWARKNHKWKLYNFKNIEINGIEFKHVTTFCNEYACVSRNGNSFGFVNRNGEIKITDHYLKGKHLGKSLFAVGKNIRGQVKYAVIDLQEHFIIPFIFEEIPTFTEVVLLLLKRRKPLREWLQL
- a CDS encoding ATP-binding protein, with protein sequence METKENFNAMECIESIYQFSKDSKLQPPLFEVVENEIRLLSKYLQLNDIETVLFANAFVICFEKSDFTQVFEYFDLAKFQVLKYRAPIEMLYSRNLLINKNSHKKQISAYDLSQNMINSISNNEVIKYAKIEESSDEKNFVDLLEDFDKKSDQLNEGLISPYDFREFISTLCEGNLDLPIFREIKNYQLNAFETYFFLDTIWDAIQYGDNDFHTHVQMTVNDYFTRKSQAMKFQKLIINNETKLSKFNLVEISKENFQDRSRAKLTRKVTDFLKNNEDLLIDDISKDDSKLIRAKDISTKKLFYNADENTQLQQISNVLQDDKFKELQRRLKEKAMPIGITAVLHGVPGTGKTESVYQLAKNSGRNIFKVDISETKSMWFGESQKLVKKIFTEYEIMKRNEELCPILLFNEADAIIGKRKSAGSSNVADTENAIQNIILEEMENFDGILFATTNLVENMDAAFERRFLFKVKFEQPSLENSAKIWKEKLPILSSKESRTLAEKFQFSGGEMENIARKCAMQEILHGYALKFTDIEGLCKNEKWSSEEKRKIGF
- a CDS encoding DUF2493 domain-containing protein is translated as MKIGIVGGRGFNDYESLKKELSKFTEENSISLNYIVSGGAKGADTLAEKFATEMDVEMIVFKPDFEKFGRGAALARNTQIIQKSDVVFAFWDGKSKGTHDSIKKAEKLNKRLLIFNY